The sequence TTGCGATCCTCGAGCGGGAAGCCGCAAAGCGCCAGAAATCTCTGCGACAGGGCATCGATCCCACCGGCTTCATAGCGCAGATAATAACGGTTCTTGCGCCAGATGACGTGCATCATGGATATAAGCCGGTGGTTGAAGATATCGAGCAGATCCTCAACCGCAGACGGCACGTCGTCGGACTCGATGATACGCTCTGTGTAATAGGGTGGTAGCGGTGACGCCGGGCCATAAAGGCCAAAGAAATTAACGCGCAGTTCCAGATAGTTGCCGCTCTCGTCATAGCGAACCGAAGACATGTCTCCGGGTCCGAAGCTCAAGGAGCGGCTGGCACGGAAGCGGATATATTCGTGCTCTCCGCGAAGATCGAGATCGGCCTCAAGGGCTGAGCCGTTGAGAATTTCGATCAGCGAGACCAGCTGATGAAAGCGGATCTTCGTCAGCCCGACCAGATCTCCCGGCTCGATGTCAGCCAAAGCAGCCCTGCTGCCGTCAGACTGGGCCTGAAGCACGGACAGGACGTTGAATTGACTGTCGATCTGATCGGTCACAACGTGTTGGCCTCCCCCCATTCGGGCTGGAAGCGATAGCGAACATTCATGTCCTTGCCAACAATCGTGAAGCGATGAAGGCTGTTGACGCTCGCATAGGATCTTAAGAAATGATCGAGCACGCGGCCGAACAGATACATTTCGCCCTCACCGCCCATCTGCATTTCCGACAGGCTCAGCGTCAGTTCGTAGGCGCGCACCGGACGTCCCTTGCGCACAATGTCTATCGACTTGCGCTCAAAACTATCGAGGGATTGCAGCAGCAACTCGAGCTGTTGAGCGGCCTGCTTGTCGACATGGGAGCGGAAATCATAAGCACGGATAACCGTCTTCAGCGCCTCCACATCAATCAGGGAGGCAAAGTTGCGCGCCAGATTGGCAATCAGCGTGAAGAGCACACTGTCATCAAGCGGCGGCATCACCTCACTCATGATTGGCGTGATGTTGGAGAACTTCAGCTTGTTTGGTGTCGTTGATGTCGGCTGGTTGACCGACCCGATGCCGAAGCGCGTGGCAAACTTGCCGTTCGAGCAGATAAGGCGCAGGGACACGGTTTCTGTCGGAGGGATGCCGAGCTTGTTGTAGCGCGAGACGAACGAGACGAAATGATCGATGCCAAGACCGACCATGCTCGGGCGTACCTTGGTGCGGTAATAGAGCTTTTCCCCACCATCGGACGTTGCCGGATCATGGCGGAAACTCTCGAACAGTTCGTAATCGACCCGTTCTCCAGTGCCTTGAACCCAGCCAACAAGATCCGAGATGGTGTGAATGGAAAACTTGTCCCTATCACCAATCATGCGGACCGGATATTCGGACCTGTCGTGGGAGACAAGGAGGGCTTGCCCCTCTGTCTCAAAGAGGTTGACGGCCGGTGTGCAGTTGATGACGATCTGGTCGTCATCGAGTTTAGACGAGACGCCGAAGCGCTGCGAGAATTCAAAGGTCAGCGTGAAGGAATCCGCGGGTGATCCGGCGAAACGCTGAAGCCCGTCGAGTTCGACATAGAGAAATTTCTCCGGGCAGGAGAAATATTCCTGCATGATTCTGAAGCCACGAAAAGACCCCTGAGGATAGGGCAATGTCGCCTGTTCGTCTTCGAAGCCACAAGAGGACACTCCGAGTTTGACCTTCTGAGCGGGTTCCCCTTTTGCGGCGAATGTGGCCTGAGCCATCTTCTCGTGAAACAGCGCAAACAGCCCCTGAGCAACCGCCAGGTTTCTGTTTGAATTGAAAAACAGCCGCACAGGCCCTTCACCCAACCCTTGCAGACCGGCGCCGGCCAGTCGCTGGAAGCGAATGGAAATCGTGCAACTTGACGTGCGGTTCTCCAACTGGAGGTCATCGATCCGGAATGGCAAAACGGTGGTGTCATATGAGGTCCGGAAGGAGACGGCCTCCCCGTCAATCGTGCCGGTCTGGACACCTGTGTTGCGAGGGACCTTGATCGAGGCCCCGCTCGCGCCATCGGCAAAGCCCAGCTGCAGCGTCGTGATCGGCGGTACCGGCTTGAGGTAATGCGGCCAGATCAACTGAAGCAGGTTATGGGCGAGTTCGGGCATCTCGGCATCGATCTGCATTCGCAGTCGCCCGACAAGAAAAGCAAAGCCCTCAAACAGACGCTCAACATCCGGATCGCTACCATCCCGCGACAGATATTGAGACAGGCGCGGGTTGGCGCGGGCGAATTCTCCGCCCTTCTCACGCAGATAGCTCAGTTCATCGCGGTAGTAGGTATTGATCGACATCGCCAGGATCTCACAATGAATAAGTGGTGCGCAGAATCGGCAGTTTCAGAACGCTTTAACCATAATATTTTGCAGCATATAATGATCTCTTAAGTCCACCGGCATTCAGCCAAATACCAGCATTTCCCCAATAGGTTAAACACGGATCTCATGAGATCTCGAAGGATTGGACCGATCAGCCATTGAAGCGCATGGACCCATCCGCCCCCATGATGGAGTCGAAGGTCACGCGAATAGCGTCACCATCCCGGTTTAGCTCTGCGCTGATGTGAAAAACATATTCCAACCGCCGCTCTTCATCCTGAACGGGGCGAACCGACACATTGCGCAAACGCGGCTCGAACATGACGATCTGCCGTTGAACGTCACGCGCGATCATGGCGACCGAGTTCGTCGCATTCTCGGTCGCGTTAAAATCGGCAAGACCGAATTCCGGCCGTGTCTCACAGTTGCCTCTGCGGGAGTTCAACAGAATGCGGAGATCATGGAGAATACTCTCCATGATCTCGCTATCATCATATTGAATTTGCCTCGAGGTCTGTTCGGGGCGAACCTGTTCCAGCTTCTGCAGCAGACTGACTGTAATCATGAACACCCATCCGGACTTCAGGTCTCAACTCAGGATTTGTCGAGTTTCCCTTTGAGAGACAAAGTGAAATCGGCACCCATATATTTGAAGTGCGGCTGCACGGACATGCTGACACTGTACCAGCCCGGCTCACCTGCAACGTCGGACACGACGATTTCAGCCTTGCGCAGAGGACGGCGGGACCGCACTTCCGCAGACGGATTTTCCTGATCCGAAACATACTGGCGGATCCAGTTGTTCAATTCACTTTCCAACTCGGTACGGTTTTTCCAGCTGCCGATGTTTTCGCGCTGGATCACTTTGATGTAGTGAGCCAGACGGTTGATGATCATCATGTAGGGAAGCTGGGTGCCGAGCGTGTAGTTCAGCTGTGCTTCCTTGCCTTCCTCGGTATTTCCGAAGAATTTGGTCTTCTGGGTCGAATTGGCCGAGAAGAAGGCCGCATTGTCCGAGCCTTTGCGCATGGTGAGGGAGATGAAGCCCTGCTCGGCAAGCTCGAATTCCTTGCGGTCGGACACCAGCACTTCGGTCGGGATCTTGCTCTGCAGCTGACCCATGGCCTCGAAATTGTGAACCGGAAGATCCTCGACGGCACCGCCGGACTGCGGGCCGATGATGTTCGGGCACCAGCGATATTTGGCGAAGCTGTCGGTCAGTTTGGATGCCAGCGCGATGGATGCGTTGCCCCAGAGATAGTTTTCCGTTTCGCCTTCTGCCTTTTCTTCATAGTTGAAGGATTTCACCGGCTCGGTTTCGGAGCCGTAAGGTGTGCGCAGCATGAAACGCGGCATGGCCAACGCGAAATACCGGGCATCTTCAGATTCGCGGAACGAGTTCCACTTGGCGTATTTCGGACCTTCGAAAATGGAGGTCATGTCCTTGAGGTTCGGGATTTCCTCGAAACTGTCGACACCGAACATCGCTGGCGATGCGCCTGCAATGAAGGGAGCGTGAGAAATCGCCCCGACACTTGCGCAATATTGTGCCAACTTAACATCCTGAGAGCCGGGGCCGAAAGCATAGTTACAGACGACGGCAGCGACAGGCTCACCACCAAACTGGCCATACTCGGCGGTATAGATATGTTTGTAGAGACCGGACTTCATAACTTCCGGGCTGTCTTCGAAATCGTCAAGCAGGTCTTCTTTGTTGACGTTCATGATTTCGAATTTGATATTCTGACGGAAGTCGGTGCGATCAACGGCAAACTTTAGGCTGCGCCATGCGGATTCGAGCGTTTTGAAGTCCTCGTGATGCAGGATCTCGTCGACCTGCGTCGACATCTTGCGATCGATCTCGGCAATCATCTGATCAATCGCACCGCTGTTGACGGTTTGGTCGGCACGCGTCGGCTTGAGCAGCTCGGCAATGAAGGCGCTTACGCCCTTCTTGGCGATGTCATAGCCTTCGTCGCTCGGGGCCAGTTTGGTCTGATTGAGGATCTGATCGAGAAGCGAACCGTCTTCGACAGTTTCGGTTGCTTGCGATTGTTGTGCGGATTCGAGTTCAGCCATTCTTCCAAAAACCTTGTCATGCAATGTATGCAGATAGCGGCCCCACCAGTGCGGAACCTGAGCTCAAGACTGGGATCATTCGCCCTTGTCTTTGGCTCCCTCGGTAGCATTCACCAGTTCGGCGAGAAGTTTTTCGCGTGCGTCCTCATCTCCGAGCACGCCCTGAATCGCCTTGCGGAAGGCAGGCACGTTGCCCAAAGGACCCTTGAGAGCAACCAGCGCTTCGCGCAGTTCCAGAAGGCTATTCAGTTCGGGAACTTGACGGGCGATTGCATCGGGTTTGAAGTCGTTGATATTCTGGAACTTGAGAGACACGGTCATGTCACCCGGATCTTCCTCGCTCTCGTCCGCCAGCTTGTTCGGCGTGGCAAGATCAAGCGACAGATCCATGCTTTTCATAACGTCGTTGAAGTTGTCCTTGTCGACGTTGATCAGCTCGCGATCTTCAATCGGAGTGTCGTCTTCCTTCAGGGTGTAGTCGCCCATGAAGACCATTTTCAGGGGCAGTTCGACTTCTTCCTTGGCATCCCCGGTTGCAGGCTTATAGCGGATATTGACGCGTTCTTTCGGTGCGACAGATGATTCTTTAGCCATGTTCCCTCAGTTCCTCGGTTTCGCGGGCCATTACGGCTCACTGGATCTGCGACTTTTGCCCGTCAAACGTGGGTTACAATCATATGACAGACTAAACGTCAGTTTTATTACGACGGGCATGCGAATGGAGAGTTAGCCTGTCGGCGTTGCAGCGAGCTCAGACGCCAGTGCGATATCGAGTTGCGACAACATTCTGAGTGCACTTGTCTTGCGCTCTCTAATTTCGGGTTCAGCAATTATTTGTTTGGCATTCTTATGATTGAGTGCTCTGACATTCAGACTGGCAAGTGCAGTTGCCAGTTGTGGATCCCACTCAATTAACCCCAAATTTCTTTCTTTTTCGTTCATTCCGTCCAACATTGCGAACAATGGGAGCAAATTGTCGAACCTTAGACAAAATTCTCCTATCTCCAGGCGCGCTAAGAAGGTTTCGCGCCCTCCGGTTCGACTGTTGGCATATTCGGTCAGGATCTTGAGGCCGGCTGGCACCTGTCCACTCTGGGCAAGCTTTGCTGCCGCCGAGCGAGCATCTGCCAGGACAGGGTCGACACCACCTGTCGCACCGTCGCCGCCAGAACTTGCCAGAGAGGCCAGCCAGTTCTTGGTCTCGGGAGATGCGAACGGCATGCCGTCGCTGAAGGTGAAATCGATGACCTGAGGCAGGCGCTTGACGAAAGCGGCCGTTTCCGCTTCAACAACCGCCTTTGCCACGGCATAGTCCGAACCAAGGTCGGCAAGGCTAGTGGCAACGAAGTACTGGCAATCGAGCCAATAGGGTGACGTCAGCATCGTCCCTTCCATCGACCGGACCAATCCTTCGTGATTGCCAGCCTTGGCAAGGGCCTCGATCTCCGTAAGCTTGGCTTTCTGAGGCGGCGGCAGCATGGTCTTGCCGCCAACGGCACTGGGTGCAGCCTTGATCTTGCCCCAAGCGGCAAATCTGGCAGTCAGATAGGTTCTGGGGTCTTTGAGCGCCTCGCCCCGCATATGGGTGGCAATACGCGCAAGGGACGCACAGAAAGCAGAAAGAGCCTCGTCAACCCCATCACTCAGTTTCAGTTCTGGAACCTCAACGGCGGGCGCAGAGACCTGTGCTGGTGCAGTCGGCGTTGGCGCAAGAACTGGAGCAGGAGCCGGTGCTGGCACCAATGGGGTGACCGGAGCGGGAATTGCATTCTGATCTGGAGCTGATGGCGAAGCCGGGGTGTGAGGCTCTTCTGCCGCGACGGGTGCCTGAGGAACCGATGCCACAGGCGCCTGACCATAATTGGTAGATTGAACGGACTGGACTTCGGGAGTTGCTGCCTGCGGTTCGGGTGTGGGCGCTGAGACCTGTTCGAGAGCCTGCCGGGCCTCTGCTGCATAGGGCCGCAGGGCGCGAATGAGCGGACCAAGCGCAACGGCTACCTTTTGCAGCTTGGTATCCAGCATCTCATCAATTTCGACGAGCCGATCATGAGCAACCAAGGCAAAATTGACGACATCCGGGGTCGGTTTGCGCAAATCAATGCTGACCGCGACCTTCTCCGCCATCCAGTCGAGGCTCCCCACCCTGCCCCGCTCGCGTTTCACAGGCGGGATGAGATCTTCCCAGTGCGATTCAATCAGGTCGCGAAGTATCGAAATGCCGACAGCAAGCCCGGAATAGCCTTCATCTAGGAAAAGACCATAAACAAGACGGGTTGCGAGCACGAGATCTTTGGACTTGTTCGCAATCACATCAACCGTCTTCGCGTTGAGGTCGCGCCAATTGACCGCAGTTGGACCATCCGTTTCGCCTTTGCGAAACTCGGTCTCCAACTCCTCGAATTCTAGAGTGTCGCGGTAGTCTGATGAATTGTCGGGATCGACAGGACTTTTGCCTGCTTCCAGCCTTCCGTCAGTCAGTAATTCAGACAGATCAACTTCGGCCATTGGCAATTCTCCGATCTATTCCCGCAAGCTGACAGACGTCATTCTGGGTCGATGAAGACTGTCACGATTCGAACTATCGAGGCTTACGTGTCATAGGGATGTAAATTGTAGTTTCTATGAATCGATGAAACATATTTATGGTCGAGTCTGTTTATCATAACCTTAAGTTTATCTGAAATCGTTATGATTCTGTATGTTTCACAACTGTCCGCCATTCCACCCTCAATTTGGCAGGCAAAAGACAGGAATATAGTCCGCATGCTGGAAGTGTCTCGAACCGAAAAACCGAATGCAACGATTTTCAAACTCGCTGGCAATCTCGACACTCTCACCGCGAAAACCTTTGAGGATGCGATCACCTCCGATGTCGTCGACGGAAAGGCCGCATTGCTGGTTGGCCTCGCCGAGGTCGACTTCGTTAGCAGCTTCGGATTGCGCTCCATTCTGGTCACGGCCAAGAAGATGGCCCCGAGTGGCCGCAAGTTCATTCTGTTTGCTCCCAACGCCAGCGTGAAGGAAGTGCTGCGGGTGTCGGGATTCCTGAAGATCATCACCGTGTCCGATGACGAAGAAGCCGCTCTGGGGCTGCTCGAAGCCTGAGCCCGGCGCCCAACCAGTTTTCAGCTCACCTGACTTCGAGGTCTTCATGAGCGACGCAACATGTGACATATCAATTCCCAATGATCTGGCCAGCCTGAGCCTTGTCATGCGCGCGATCCCCGATTATGCCGAAAGCCAGCAGCTTTCCGAGGACACCCGCCGCGCCGCGATGCTCGTGATCGAGGAATTAACGACGAACATCATCAACTATGGCTATGGTGCCGGTGTACACGACGAGATCGACATCAACCTGACCAAGCAGGATGATGCGCTCAAGATCACGATCCTTGATGGAGCCAGTCCCTTTGATGTCGAGGAGATAGAGGTGGGCATAAAGGAAGACCAGTCGCTCGAGGATATGGCGGTAGGCGGTCTGGGGCTGTTTCTCGTTCACCAGTTCGCTAGCTCAATCTCCTATCAAAGAGTTGGCAATCGCAATCAAACAAGGGTCCTGTTGCCACTTGGCGGCAATGGTTCAGAAGGCCTTCATTAGGAAACACCATGAACGACACGTTCAAACAGGAAAAGAACAGCAAAGCCTTTGAGGGACTGACCACGGCCTGTGAGGCGATTGCCAGCGGACAATTCGACGCGGTTGATGCGCTCTATGACGTGATCGCCGACGAGACCATCGCCAGCGAGATCCGTGATCTGGCCGAAAGCTTCTCCTCTATGGTGGTGCAGGTCGAGGCGCGCGAGTTTCATGCCAATCAACTGATCGATGACTTGAAAGAAACACAGCGCAAGCTCGAAGCGACCCAGCGCAAGCTCAAGTCGGAAAACACCGGGCTGCGGGCGAAACTGAAGAAGCTCGACGTGACCTATGATGAGGAACAGGCCGATCAGGAGATCGAGGAAATCGCAGAGAGCGAATATTTCCAGAACCTTCAGGCTCGGGCCAGGCAGTTGCGCAACAAATTCAAGCAGGATTAAGCTTGGCGCAACGCCAGTTTGAGTAGCTTGAACCACAAAGACACGACAAGACCGGCAAGAAGGCCGACATCAGTTTGAGGACAGGATGACCAAGATCATATCCACGCATTCCTATCGGGGCGGTACAGGCAAGTCCAACCTGACAGCAAATCTCTCGGCTGGTCTGGCGATGCGCGGAAAACGCGTCGGGATTGTCGATACGGACATCCAGTCTCCTGGCATTCACACGCTGTTCAAGGTCGACCCCAATCACTTGCGCTTCACGCTCAATGATTATTTGTGGGGGCGTTGCGGTGTGGTGGAGGCCGCCGTAGATGTCACCAACGGGCTTCTCGATGATCAGGATCAGCCGGTCGCGCCAGAAGGGGCCAAGGTGTTCCTGCTGCCTTCGAGCATCAAGACCGGCGAGATCGCGCGGATCCTGAAGGAAAAATACGAGGTCGATGACCTCAACAACGGCTTTCAGGACTTCTGCGAGCAGCTTGAACTTGACTATCTCCTCATCGACACGCACCCGGGCGTCAACGAGGAGACCCTGCTCTCGATTGCCATTTCCGACACGCTGATGCTGATCCTCAGGCCTGACGTTCAGGACTATCAGGGAACGGCGGTGACACTGGAGCTGGCGCGCAAGCTACAGGTACCCCAACTGCTGTTGGTCGTGAACAAGGCGCTGGAAAGCTATGATTTTCAGGATCTCTCCCGGAGGATCTTTTCGAGCTACCGCACGCCGGTCGCAGCGGTTCTGCCCGTGTCGACCGAGCTGATCCAGATCGGCAGCACGGGCCTCATCCGGACCTTGCAGCCCGAGCATCCCTTCTCGCAAGGTGTTGAGCAGATCCTTGATCTGATTGCTGAAGACTGAGCCTTCAGGATTCAAACAGGCCGCTGTAAAAATCGTCAACACTCGAGAGGCGTTTGTCGCGGTCAAACTGCAGGGACGACGCGATCACCTCCCACGCACCGGGATCGAGATCGGGGATGATATCAACCTGCATGTTGTCGTGGGCTGCGTCCTCGGACGAGCGCATTTCAAACGGGTGAACACCTGCAATCAACTGATAGGTGATGCAGCCAAGCGCGAAGATGTCATCGCGTGGATCCCGTGGTGCTCCTTCGAACATTTCCGGGCTGGCATAGGGCGCCGTCAATCCGTTGAGCGTTGCGACATCAAAGCCGCCGGGTGCGTTGGCGACCGCCAGCCCGAAATCGAGAAGTTTGGTCTGGCCATCATCGGTCACGAAGACGTTGCCCGGTTTGAGATCAGAATGCACCACGCCCTGATTGTGGGCGTAAGACAGCCCGCTGCACATGCCTTGCACGATCTGGTTGATCCGGTGCGGCGGCATGGGGGAGCCGAGCTGTTTCGATAGCAGCCGGTTGAGCGGCTTGCCGGTCAACAGCTCCATGACGATGAAGATTTCGGACTTGTCTCGGTCAAAATCATAAACGGTCGTGATGTTGGGATGGGCAAGGCTCTGGGCCTTACGGGCCTCTGACTCAAGCACGAGCAATGCGGCAGAATTGCTCCGGAAGCTGTCGTTGAGCAGCTTCAGCGCCACATAGGGCTCGGGGCTTCCTGCCTCAAGGCGACGGCGATCCACGGCGGAATAGACAATTCCCATCCCGCCTTTGCCGATTTCAGCATCGAGAATGAAGCGATCCCTCAGGAGGGAGCCAATGGTTGCCCGCTTTTCATGGGCATCGGAAACCGAGCCCAATTGCAGCTCTTGCGTCTTGCGGCCCTGTTTGATCCGTTTGGCGTCCGAGCGATAGCGAACGGATTGATAGTTGGACAGAAGGCCATCAAGGACATCCGGTTTGGCGGACGCAAAGTCCTTCTGCTCTTCCGTGTTGCCCTTGCGATAGGATCGGTAGTCCTTGACGAGGGCGTTGAGGACCACGTCATCGACCTTGCTGCGCACCCGATCATGCTCCTTGCGGCGGGCGGCCTCTTCCGGGTTGTCAGTAGACAGGAAAGCCGGTTCGGGGCCGAAAGTCGAGATCGGCGGGCCGGAGGCGACTTGCGTTTTAGGATCTTCCGCAACATCGAACGGTGCTTCATAGGGAAGCGTCGCCTCATCGAACATGTCTGATGCGTCATCATCGCCATCTTTTGGATCCGATGCGCTTTGCGTCGCAGCAGGCACCACCGCCTTGATCATTTCAGCCAGATCATTGGGCAAGTCAGAGCGGCGTTGAAAATCAGCAATGACAGCATGGATATCGGCCGCCTCATATCGAGCGTCCGCAAGACCGGCCTTCAAGTCCCGCACAAGGCCGTCAAAAGAGCTGCGCCCGGACAAAAAGGCATGAAAGCATTCTTCGACGATATGGATTGAAATCTGGTCTTTCGTTTCTTCACTCATGCAGTCCCACCGGTCCATAAACCGGCCCTGGCATTGATCAAGACGCCTTCTGGCCCGGCCTGCGAATGTCGTAACGGTTGATCTTCTCGACGATCGTCCGCCGGCTGACATTCAATTCTCTGGCGAGCTTACTCTGATTCCAGTTCAATTCCCGCAGTTTGATTTCAAGAACCCTGGCTTCATATTGCCCGATGATAGTTTTGAGGTCTCCTTCGGGGATAACGGCCGAGATTTCGTCCTCGTCCCGGTCCGAGTAGCCGCTCAATTCGATGGGTAGATGATCCGTCTCAATGGTACCAGCATCGCGAGCCAACAAGACCGCGCGTTCGAGGATGTTTTTGAGTTCACGCACATTGCCGGGATAGCTCCATTTGAGCAGGCAATCGAGAGCCTGAGGCGAAATCAGCGGGGGCTCGATGTTGATGCTGGAGGCCGCTGACTGCAGAAAATGATCGATGAGCTTCGGGATGTCG is a genomic window of uncultured Cohaesibacter sp. containing:
- the tssB gene encoding type VI secretion system contractile sheath small subunit gives rise to the protein MAKESSVAPKERVNIRYKPATGDAKEEVELPLKMVFMGDYTLKEDDTPIEDRELINVDKDNFNDVMKSMDLSLDLATPNKLADESEEDPGDMTVSLKFQNINDFKPDAIARQVPELNSLLELREALVALKGPLGNVPAFRKAIQGVLGDEDAREKLLAELVNATEGAKDKGE
- the tssF gene encoding type VI secretion system baseplate subunit TssF, coding for MSINTYYRDELSYLREKGGEFARANPRLSQYLSRDGSDPDVERLFEGFAFLVGRLRMQIDAEMPELAHNLLQLIWPHYLKPVPPITTLQLGFADGASGASIKVPRNTGVQTGTIDGEAVSFRTSYDTTVLPFRIDDLQLENRTSSCTISIRFQRLAGAGLQGLGEGPVRLFFNSNRNLAVAQGLFALFHEKMAQATFAAKGEPAQKVKLGVSSCGFEDEQATLPYPQGSFRGFRIMQEYFSCPEKFLYVELDGLQRFAGSPADSFTLTFEFSQRFGVSSKLDDDQIVINCTPAVNLFETEGQALLVSHDRSEYPVRMIGDRDKFSIHTISDLVGWVQGTGERVDYELFESFRHDPATSDGGEKLYYRTKVRPSMVGLGIDHFVSFVSRYNKLGIPPTETVSLRLICSNGKFATRFGIGSVNQPTSTTPNKLKFSNITPIMSEVMPPLDDSVLFTLIANLARNFASLIDVEALKTVIRAYDFRSHVDKQAAQQLELLLQSLDSFERKSIDIVRKGRPVRAYELTLSLSEMQMGGEGEMYLFGRVLDHFLRSYASVNSLHRFTIVGKDMNVRYRFQPEWGEANTL
- the tssA gene encoding type VI secretion system protein TssA is translated as MAEVDLSELLTDGRLEAGKSPVDPDNSSDYRDTLEFEELETEFRKGETDGPTAVNWRDLNAKTVDVIANKSKDLVLATRLVYGLFLDEGYSGLAVGISILRDLIESHWEDLIPPVKRERGRVGSLDWMAEKVAVSIDLRKPTPDVVNFALVAHDRLVEIDEMLDTKLQKVAVALGPLIRALRPYAAEARQALEQVSAPTPEPQAATPEVQSVQSTNYGQAPVASVPQAPVAAEEPHTPASPSAPDQNAIPAPVTPLVPAPAPAPVLAPTPTAPAQVSAPAVEVPELKLSDGVDEALSAFCASLARIATHMRGEALKDPRTYLTARFAAWGKIKAAPSAVGGKTMLPPPQKAKLTEIEALAKAGNHEGLVRSMEGTMLTSPYWLDCQYFVATSLADLGSDYAVAKAVVEAETAAFVKRLPQVIDFTFSDGMPFASPETKNWLASLASSGGDGATGGVDPVLADARSAAAKLAQSGQVPAGLKILTEYANSRTGGRETFLARLEIGEFCLRFDNLLPLFAMLDGMNEKERNLGLIEWDPQLATALASLNVRALNHKNAKQIIAEPEIRERKTSALRMLSQLDIALASELAATPTG
- the tssE gene encoding type VI secretion system baseplate subunit TssE yields the protein MITVSLLQKLEQVRPEQTSRQIQYDDSEIMESILHDLRILLNSRRGNCETRPEFGLADFNATENATNSVAMIARDVQRQIVMFEPRLRNVSVRPVQDEERRLEYVFHISAELNRDGDAIRVTFDSIMGADGSMRFNG
- a CDS encoding MinD/ParA family protein, which codes for MTKIISTHSYRGGTGKSNLTANLSAGLAMRGKRVGIVDTDIQSPGIHTLFKVDPNHLRFTLNDYLWGRCGVVEAAVDVTNGLLDDQDQPVAPEGAKVFLLPSSIKTGEIARILKEKYEVDDLNNGFQDFCEQLELDYLLIDTHPGVNEETLLSIAISDTLMLILRPDVQDYQGTAVTLELARKLQVPQLLLVVNKALESYDFQDLSRRIFSSYRTPVAAVLPVSTELIQIGSTGLIRTLQPEHPFSQGVEQILDLIAED
- the tssC gene encoding type VI secretion system contractile sheath large subunit yields the protein MAELESAQQSQATETVEDGSLLDQILNQTKLAPSDEGYDIAKKGVSAFIAELLKPTRADQTVNSGAIDQMIAEIDRKMSTQVDEILHHEDFKTLESAWRSLKFAVDRTDFRQNIKFEIMNVNKEDLLDDFEDSPEVMKSGLYKHIYTAEYGQFGGEPVAAVVCNYAFGPGSQDVKLAQYCASVGAISHAPFIAGASPAMFGVDSFEEIPNLKDMTSIFEGPKYAKWNSFRESEDARYFALAMPRFMLRTPYGSETEPVKSFNYEEKAEGETENYLWGNASIALASKLTDSFAKYRWCPNIIGPQSGGAVEDLPVHNFEAMGQLQSKIPTEVLVSDRKEFELAEQGFISLTMRKGSDNAAFFSANSTQKTKFFGNTEEGKEAQLNYTLGTQLPYMMIINRLAHYIKVIQRENIGSWKNRTELESELNNWIRQYVSDQENPSAEVRSRRPLRKAEIVVSDVAGEPGWYSVSMSVQPHFKYMGADFTLSLKGKLDKS
- a CDS encoding serine/threonine-protein kinase — translated: MSEETKDQISIHIVEECFHAFLSGRSSFDGLVRDLKAGLADARYEAADIHAVIADFQRRSDLPNDLAEMIKAVVPAATQSASDPKDGDDDASDMFDEATLPYEAPFDVAEDPKTQVASGPPISTFGPEPAFLSTDNPEEAARRKEHDRVRSKVDDVVLNALVKDYRSYRKGNTEEQKDFASAKPDVLDGLLSNYQSVRYRSDAKRIKQGRKTQELQLGSVSDAHEKRATIGSLLRDRFILDAEIGKGGMGIVYSAVDRRRLEAGSPEPYVALKLLNDSFRSNSAALLVLESEARKAQSLAHPNITTVYDFDRDKSEIFIVMELLTGKPLNRLLSKQLGSPMPPHRINQIVQGMCSGLSYAHNQGVVHSDLKPGNVFVTDDGQTKLLDFGLAVANAPGGFDVATLNGLTAPYASPEMFEGAPRDPRDDIFALGCITYQLIAGVHPFEMRSSEDAAHDNMQVDIIPDLDPGAWEVIASSLQFDRDKRLSSVDDFYSGLFES
- a CDS encoding STAS domain-containing protein produces the protein MLEVSRTEKPNATIFKLAGNLDTLTAKTFEDAITSDVVDGKAALLVGLAEVDFVSSFGLRSILVTAKKMAPSGRKFILFAPNASVKEVLRVSGFLKIITVSDDEEAALGLLEA
- a CDS encoding ATP-binding protein; protein product: MSDATCDISIPNDLASLSLVMRAIPDYAESQQLSEDTRRAAMLVIEELTTNIINYGYGAGVHDEIDINLTKQDDALKITILDGASPFDVEEIEVGIKEDQSLEDMAVGGLGLFLVHQFASSISYQRVGNRNQTRVLLPLGGNGSEGLH